GTTTCTCAGCCTATGATGAGGGTGGTCCCAACATCCCCTTctggcagatgagaaaactgcagcTAAGGGAGTTTAAATAATGAGGCTGCTAATAAATGCCTTACTGGGAATCCTAACCAGTCTGTCCACCTGTGAGGCTGAACTCCTAAGCTCACAATACTCATCTTTTGGTATTAAAGTATCTGTTTCCTGCAGTCTCTTGGCAAATTTCCATGAGAGGGTCCTTGGTGGTCTTGCCTGTGCGAGGGGCAGGAAGAGATGTGGATCAGGAGCTGCCCCGTGGGAGTGATGCCTGGGAGCTGAGGACAGGCAGAACAGGGCTCTAGCATGGTGCTTCCTGTCAGATCAGTTATGGGTTGGGCATCACCAGTGATGTCTTCCTGTCTGTTTTACTGCAAGTATACTTGGCATGTCATACCTGCTCTTTTGTTtatccctcccaccccccttGCTGGGCAGGAATCACTACTCCCATTTTCAGAAGAGGAAGTTGAGGTCCGCAAAGCTCAGGTGCCAGGTCCAACCAAGTGTTCACTGGGCGGAGACTCACATCCACACATGTCTGGTCTCAAAGCTAGGACCTCGTTTTAGGCTCATTTAAGAAGTCAGAGGGCTTTTGTGGGCTAGCCTGCATGCTAACCTCCAGGTTTAGCGTTGTGTCCATGATACAATTGAGGTTTTAGGCACTCTAATGTCAATAAGCTTTTGCAATACCGTTTATTTATAAGTTGAGGAATTCCTGTTTCTCACAGTGAAAAAACTTTAGAAGCAACTTCCTACTTAACTTGGTCCCATGACATCTAGTGGCCAGCCAGAAGAGTGCGGTGCAATCACTGGGCATGCTAGCAGGTGCGAACACTGGTACTTCCAAGATACAAGATGGGCTGAAATTCATAGTGACTGCAGTGTGCATGGAATGTATGCATTGTACATTTAACTCATGTAAAGTCTATAATTCTGGTTTTTGTTCctaatatttattcttatttactCTCTGGTGGAAAATATACCGTATCCAATCCATTGTCTTTTAATAAACTATGTttgaatataatataataaaattaatatattataaaatacaaataatatatataatatagtccAAACTCGATACCTGCAGATATATTCAATAAGGAGAAGAATTATGAATTTGAAAATGCTGCAGGTTAGCAATTAATCTATTCACCTGGGGGTGGAGCAGATGTTTTAGGATCACCAGAATGTTGTATCAAAAAAACACTAgatgaaaaatatacataaataggCTTCACATCTGTTACAGATAAATATATGATAAGATAGATGGGCTTCATAAAGACTTTCTGATTACAGAGTAAGCTTAAAAGCACTGCTTGAGTGACTTTCACCCCACAAATGCACAACTGCAAGAGGACCCGCAGGCTATCTCATGAGAACACAGATTTTAACAGCCTCTCCGCTTCCCACCCCATCTCCACCCCAGGATTCAAATAATGGCAAAAATCCAAAGGAAGATTCTTTGGTAATCGATGGTCCTTTACAGGGAGTCCCAGCCCAAAGGCAGGAGGAAAATCTTGTCACTGTGGGGCTAGGATAGATGAGCTCAAGAGTGATTCGCCAAATGAACACACTCAAAGtagttttcaaacattttggGTTTGGCAAACCGCATCTTGCTAAGCCCCCTTTCCCAACATTTTTATACCCATGTGAATTTCAAGAGAAATTTAATATGCATGTTTCTGATTGAGTTAGGCTTAACTCAGCACAATTGTTTGAGAGCCACTTTGTGTCCAAAAATCTTCCAGAACCCTTTTTATAAGCCCCTTAAAGGACTTTCCTTCTAACCAGGAAGTGCCTTTTGTCCAAGTGAATTGAACTCAAACTCCCAAATAATTCAAATTTGGTTCAAAACTCAGAATCCCTGAATTTTGAAGAGGGTTGTAAAGTTTGCAAACAACTTCATGTCACTGAGAAAGTCTGGTGGCAGTACTGAGAGGGCTGGAGTGTTCTGAGTGAGATGCAATGATTATATGTAGTGGTGTTTTGTATTCTTTAAAACCAAAAGTCTGACTTCTTGCTGCTTGATCGAGTGCTGGCCTGGCCAAGCAGCTTCCAGATCTGGGTGGCCCAGAGACCTGTGTAGTCCCACCAGCTCTCTGAGGAATGTTGGTACCTTCCTCAGTAGGCTAGCAGGTTCAGCCCCAAAAGCTAACACCCATGGCCACCAGAGAATGGCGGGTTACCTGCACAGCCCTCTGAAGGCCTTTGTACCAAAAGGATTGTCTTCTCTGGGTAGGAACTCACCATCCAGTTTAGGCAATTTAAGCTGTGTATGAACCAATGAGCTAGCTTCATTTATTCCAACCCAGGATTCattttgtctttgctttttaatttaccATAAATCTGAGCACAGAATATTCAGAGAATTTGATTAaagcccaaaaaaaaaaaaaaccagagatGATGataaggagttttttttttaatgttctgctTTTTGTATACAAAGGgagcattttgtttttctaatcatGGTGATGGGACGAGGTTTAAATAGTCAGCTGTACCACTTAGGATTAGGTTCAATCACATAACAGAAAGCCCAAATAGTAAGCTTAAATAAGACACGGATTTTCCCTTTGCTCCCATGAAAGAAATCCAAGAAAGGAAATCCAGGGCAGACAGCCTGATTCCAGGGTCATCAGGAAACTTGGCTCTCcttatgtaaaaatttatttatcaTGTAGTTTTCATTGTCAGAATTACTTTATGGTCACTAGATGGCTGCTGGAGCCCCAGCCCTCATGTCCATATTCCAGGctgcagaaagaaagaagagcctGTTGCTACCTCAGCCCTCATGTAAAGATCCTCTCTGAACACTCAAACCAAAGACTTGGCCTATATCTCATTAACCCATCCTGGCTGCAAGAGAGCCTGGAAAATGTTTTATCAATGCACACCGCTACCCTCAATGATGTGCCGTTCCACTGGCAAGAAAGAAGATAAGAACTGGGTGGCCAGCCAGCGGTCTCTACCTTACCTGCCATGTTCTCTCCTGGCCTTGTCACATTTCTTAATCACTAGAGGGTTGCTCATGGAAGGTGGACCTGGGGGGAAGTTCCAGCTGCCATGAACTGTCAGGCTGCGTGTGTGTGAGGCTCAATCAAGACCTGACCCACAAATACTTTGATGTATCTTCTTTGCTTTTACATACTTAGTTCTCTGCTTCTATCTGATCTAAAACTGATATACCCCAGACCAATACTGTGTGTGGAAGATCTTCCCTCAGGGCCAGAAATGCCCAGCAGGGCTGAAAAGAAAGTGGCTGAAAGATGTGGTGCTAGGGCCCCTTCTCCGCTGTGGCTGTGTGTCAGCTGGCTGCTCTTCCTCAGGCCCGGTGCTCCTCCCTCTGGTAAGTAATCACTGATGAAAACTAGCAGGAAGCTCATTGTGTAATTCCCTGAGGAGAGAATGACATAGTAGCCTGGACCGTACGTGTACGTGAGGGGTCTTAAGTTACAGTGAGTGAGTGCAAAAGGGAAGTAGTTCCCTATTCAAGTCAGATTAGGGCAACACTGACCGACTCACATGGAATGTGGAATCCACTCCATGGACACCAGTGGGGAGGTGTCACAGTAAAGTTAACCTTCTCTCACCTCAGGGACACTTCAGCCCATTTTATAGCCAAGACAACTGAGGTGAGGTCATGTTTGCTGAGCCACTGAAGAACCTCACTGTTTCCTTACTTCAGAGAATGACCTTCACCCGAGAAGCCTGGGTCTCCACCACAGGGTTCCACACATCCATGTCCCAGAGCTTGGCCTTGACTCCCAGTTGCTGGGTGAGGCGTGCAGGAGGCCACCAGCTCTGGGGACCCTGGGGGCCCTCAGAAGGCTTCTGGGCACCCCCAGTGAGGCTTAAATATCAGACttggaataaagaaaaacaaaacagaggctccattatcatcatcattattattaaggACATTTGCTACAGAACTCaactttttccaaaatgtttatacacttaaaatggaaTTAGGTTGAGCTTGGGGATGGTAGCATCTAACGTCAATTTTATCTTAAATACATGCTTATTTTCATGGAATGTTCACTGAACGAACAAGCCTCCGACAGGAAACGTCCTGGATTCAGACAATCTGACATGCCATGAACCAAGTAACATGTAACAGCAGAGCCACAGAgctgaatacaaaataaaaatattatttttacaatGAAATTAGCAGAGTAACTGTTGACCAGGGAAGCTTCCCCAAACCAGAGAGAAGCTGGGGAACTTGCCACTTCCCAGAAGAAAAGCCTTAGCAGGTCTCcagaaagaacaggaaaataaggAACTGGCATGTATACAGAACTTTATGGTTTATAAAGCACTCTTTCATACCATTTTCTTGCTTGAGCTTCCCCAAACGCTGTAAATTGAGATTATTTTGCAGAAAAAGAAACCGAAGCTCAGAGTGATGAAGTGTCCAACCCAAGAGAACACAGCTGGAATCCAGGTGAGGGATGTGGTCAGGAGGGGCAGGGCCTCGAGTGCCTGAATGTTCAGGTAATCGCCCTGCCACCCGGACACCCACTGGCTAACGGCCCTTCCTCCTGGTCACCATCTCAGAGGCAGGACCTCAGGGTTTGATTCCTATGAAAGGCACAGCCTAGAGGGACTCTGCTATGACTTTGCACCTGTACATTTGCTGTGTTCTCTGCTGTCCCGGTGACATGGGGGACACAGGACCAGGTGCTACCCTTGGTGAAAGAAGGacacagaggaaaggaagagaaatcccTCCTCCAtggcctgccccacccaccccacacaGTCTGGCTTTGGTTCCTCCACTGACGGTGATTCTGGGACAAGTATCTGCGTGCCTCTGTTTACTCACCCATAAAATGGGGAGAAGAGTATCTTGCCTTCCTCCCACTGGGTGGCAGGTCAGGGGAGCAGAGGTATTCTGCTGGTCTGGACAAGTCTGGAGCCAGGCCTAACCCCTGACCTGCTCTCTGGGAGACCCCTGCTATGGCCAAGTGTCCCGCTCCTATCCCAGGCTCCCAGTATCACGTGGGTGGGTGTCAACAGGAGAAGCTGCAGGTGAGGCAGTATGCGTCATTGCAACTGGCCCCCAAGGCCAGATGCTGCCAGTCACAAGGGTGTCTTTCTGTGTGAAGTGAGGTGGCCTCCATTCCTGACTTTAAGGTAAGCAAGGTGGCAGCTGTCCACCTTCAAGCAAACAGGCTCACTGTCTCACCCTAAGGGATCAGAGTTCCTAAACCCCCACCCCATTTGCCTCCACCCATCCAGCCAACAGTTACTCAACACAATTTCTTCTacaaattttcagatttttttttttaagccctcGCACCAGGGACATAAGTTCAACCATCAAGAATCCCAAAGAAACTCTTGGAATGGAAGTTAAGGTTAGAAAGCTTCTCTACTTACAGTCTCATGGTGCTTGGTATGCCCCACAGACTTGGGTCCCCGGCCCCAGGACAGGGAGGGTCTGCCACCAGACCCTGCAGGCCCTCCTGGGCCCTGGCACCCAGATGCTGGGGGTCTGCATCCAGCCATGGGCCTTGACATGAGACATCCACCCACATCTTTCCAGGAGACCTGTGTGGGTGCCCTGGGCCAGCTAGTCAGGGCAGAGACCCAGGGAACTGGCAGGAACAGCTGAGGAGAGAGGAAATGTTGCTCTGCAACTCATCAGTGTTAATGAACCTAGTGCGGAGGACAGATGCACTGATGTCAGTCAACTGTAACCCATTTAGGGGACCCATTATCCCCTGTCCCTGCCTCACCTGTGTATCCTAACTCATAACAGCACAGGACGTTTTCACCCGGAAGAGCAGGTGATCTGATGAGGGGGTTCCTAAAATCTCAAAAGCTTATTCCATTATCCAGAAGGTCGCCCAGCAGCACTGTAGTGAGGAAAGAAAGAGGGGCCAGCAATGGATGCTGAGatcacaaaaacaaacagaaaaagccTCAGGACAGTAGGACATCCCCTCAGCTCCCATTGCCCATCATTTGCGATTACTCACAGAAGTAACTGGAGAGAAGGGCTGAGCCTGTCTTGAGGATTAAACCACTGCTTTTGTCCTGGAGTTCGTGCCCCACATCATTGTTCTAGGAACCCGAGGGATGACATGCATGAGAAGCTCCTTCCAAGTCTCAGACGGGACCTGGGGCAAGTCCCTGGCGTTGGGGGAGTGTTTCCCAAATGGCTAAACAAGAGGATCCGGGGATCTTCTGCTTCCGTGGGAAGTTATGAGCAATCTACAGACTAAAAGCTTTGACTCTTAAAACGTAAAGCTGCAAAGATCTCctgtgctttctctttttttcattctttcaaattGAGGTATAATGTATGCATTTTAGAAACCATAATTGCatcccagggccctgggctggagAGCGGTGCGAGCCTGTGAAGGTCAGAGGCCCAGCCATGCGGGGACTCCACAGCGCGGTGCAGGAAGGGAGGGCCAAACGTTTTTCCTTCACCTTCTGCCCCTCGGCCTGTGAAGCCCCAGGGCCACGAGGAAATTCCAGGCCGAGTGGGGCTCGGCGGGCGTCTGTCCTGAGAGTGGAGACCCGGCGGCCCGTGTCTAGGCCGAGGCACGTGGGCATCGACGCGGGGCGCTCCGACCCCACACCGGCCTGCAGGGTCCCGGCGGGCGGACGCTCATCCCGGAGCGCGGCGCATGGACAGAAGTTGGGCGAGTGCGCAGAGCGGCAGCGGGCCGGGGGCTGCAGGTGCCGCGCGCGACCTCGCCTGACTTCGGGGAGGCCGCCGGGCGCTGCGGCCCCCGCGTCCCGTCCCCCTGCCCGCGCCCGCTGTCCGGGCCCTGGGACTTCCGGGGCCCCGGCGGCGCTTCGGGGAGCTCCTCCAAGGACAGCCTCGGGGGCGGGGAGCGCACAGCGCGGTGGCCGGGTGGAGGGTGGCCGGGCTCCCGCAGGGGCGGCGGGCGGGGTGGGGTGACGCGGACCCGCGCCCTCCCCTCAAGCCCGCCCTCCCTTCCTCCCGTCCTGCAGCCAATTAGACGGCCCCCTCGGGCGGGAGGCGTGGGGCGCTCCATAAAGCGGCGCGGAGCTGTCACCCCGCGAACAAGCTGTGCACCGCCCTGGCCGGAGCCGGCGCCGCAGACTCGGGCGCCTGGGGCTGGGGAGCGTGGAGGAGCCATGGCCACCGCCAACGGGGCCGTGGAGAACGGGCAGCCGGACAGGAAACAGCCTGCCCTGCCGCGTCCCATCCGCAACCTAGAGGTCAAGTTCACCAAGGTGAGCTGGGCGTCCATCCCACCCGACGGCCTCCCGGCTCCGCGCTGGGCTGCCGGCCCTGGGTGGAGGGGACGAGGGGCCAGTGGGCCAAGAGCCCCGCTGCTCGGCTCCGAGGGCGCCGGGCGCTGCGGACGGCGAGCCCTCAACTGACTTCTCCCGGCGCTCCGATGACCCGAGCTTCTCCGGCGGGGCCCCGCCTTCCCGAAGCCGCGTCCAGCCCAGGGCATCCCGGGAGGGATCTCGCGTACCGCGGGTGTCCATCGCGCGCTCCGAAGGGGCTCTGCAATCGGCGAGCTCAGACGGCCTCTTTAAGCCTCAAAGCCGGGAGAGAGAGGCTGGGCGGCGTCCCTGCGGTGCCAGGCTGCTGCCCCCCCGGGGCCCGACGTGGCCCTGCAGGGCGCACTTTCACGGCCAGCAGGTGTGTAGTGTGTCGCAGGGACCCCGGAGCGGTGGTCTCCGCGCAGACCCTGACGCATGGTTTCGGGGCTGAACTGTTGGACTTTGGGAAGGTCAGAGAGAAACCCTAAGAGCAGGTCTGAGAGCTCAGGCTCCATCAGGAAGATTCCAGAAACACATGCGTGAGCAATGGGGGAAACGTCGGACACCTTCTGTGCTTACCTTGTACTTCGTTTCCCAGTAGAAAGGAGGGAGTAGGAAGATAATCACTGATAAAATTGCCCAGAGGCCCTGGTGTTTACCGACTAAATGGTCTCATATCTGGACCTGGGTTGCCGCGAGCAGCAAGGCCCCATCGCGATGCGTAGTCCTCAGGTTCTCTGCCTTTTCACACTGCCTGGGAAGCTGGGAGCGTCAGCAGAGGAGTGAGATCACCACCCTAGGGCAGAAACAAGATGGCGAGGACTGGAGACCAGGCTGGGAGCCTCACGTCCAGGGGCGTGTCCCGTGGGAGGGCGCCCGAGGCTGTTAGGAAGGCCGTGGGTCGGGGGCTGGGGGCACTTCGGGGGCGCACACAGGCCAAGAGACCTCCTTGGCTTCCATTTCCCCAACTtggtttcttactttcttttttttgcatcttatccatagCCTCCAACGCCAGCTGACACAGCACTTGGAAAATTCCCCATCAATTTTACTTTCAAAAGTAGCAATTATGTTTCTCAAATAGTTTTAATCAAGCCGAGGAAGTTGCAGGCCACTATGTGTGGCCCTTCAGATTTTGGTCTCTTGTCACTTAATGTCGTCTGGGCCTCTGATCACATGACATTTAAATTAACTGTTTCAAAGGGCTCTGTAATCAACAGAGACACTTCACCATAAATGCTGAAGAGtgtttttaatagttttcttaGTAGTATCAGCTTCAGAGCAAAAAGTTCAACACAAATTCTAGAAACAGTGAAAACAGTGCTGAAATTTGTTTAGACCCTAACACcattggtgctcctctattggtggtgatcatgtttttatttttgttctttaggatttttctaAATGATGTAGAAATTACATGTATTACTGTCCTTTTACTTTTTACCTTTCTGAGTCCTATCAGAGCAATGCAACCACATATGGAAAGTTTACCTCCTTCTCCACAATTCTTTACAGCCCTTTACAAGTGTAAATGCAGCTCTTATCGAGGAGGATCTTAGCAGATGCACAGAGCAGTCTGCCGCCTTGTAGGTGCCCCCTTTTCCCAGTGAGATAGTACTGAGTGTGTGATTGAGGCTGAGACAAAGCAATGAGATGCAGGGGTCCCCAGGCAATGATGGCTGAATGGCCTGACACCAGGCAAGACCTGCCTGCTCTGTCCTTGCTTCGGGCCCACCTCTTCAGAGGTCCCCCCTGAGCAGCTGCGGGGCCTGGACAGCCTGCAAGGTTGTGGCTGAGGGTGGGCAACCTGGGTGAACGACGCATAGGGAGCCTGTGGCTGGAGGGGCAGCCAGCAGGGCTGAGGGGAGAAGCAGGAAGTGGGAGAAACAGAACAGCAGAATGGGGACCAGAGCGGGCAGTTGGAAGGGGTGGGATGTGTGAGCTGGTAATAGTCTGTTGCTTTTCAAACCTGACTCTTGATACTTCTTGCCAATGGAGGACATGCCAGAGATGGTGGGTCTGAGCTCATCCCTTGAGGATGCCATTTCCCAGGGTAAGTTCATTGTCCAGGCTGACCTTGTCGAAGTTCATTCACTCGTACTTATTCTAATCTTGGGCTCTGCTGTGTGATTCCAGTGAGAAGAGTGTCCCCCAGAACTCCCACACAGCCCTCAGAGGATGGCAACCCCTTTCACTGCAGGGGGCCCCTTCCTTTCCTTACAAAATTTCTTCTAGGAGCAAAGATTCaaagattttctgttttattaaaacgagattttttttaaattttttattaaggtatcattgatatacactcttatgaaggtttcacatgaaaaaacaacgtggttactacatttacccgtattatcaagtccccacccagaccccaatgcagtcactatccatcagtgcagtaagatgccacagatccactatgtgccttctctgtgctacactgttttccccgtgatctcCCACACCATAAAACATGAGTTTTTATGAGCTcttttataaaaactaaaattccCTCAAGTCTCctgttctgtaacattttccttctTAGTTTAACTAATATCCAGAAGAAGTTACTCTAAATGGTGGCGGAACTCACGTGTATGACCCCTATCAGTGCGTTCAACCCAACACCTATTTCCTCAGAACTGTGGGTTTCTAGCTCAGTCCAGATGACACACGCTTCCATTCTTCTACTGAAGTGCAATGTGAATTCCATCTACAGCTCAAAGTAACTGAATATTATACTTCTGAAAGGTTTGTTTCATACCAATTCACAAGCCAAGGGGAACAATTCTTTTAGACCCGTTCTCTTGATTTGGGGCTCAGAATAACAGACCCAGCACCACTGGTAGGCCACACTCACGGACCCCTTCcttgtttgtgtttttggttGTAGTAGAGAGAAAATCAACAGTAGAAACCCCTTGCAAAATTACTTACTAGTGTACTTGTAAAGACAAAAAATTTACTAAATGAGAAACATTGTAAGGGGAAAAGATGGTTAGAGTTGAGCAGtcagaatttttttctaagttgcTGGTTAGAAAGGACTGTGGATCAATGTCATGAACGACcaagtaattctttttttttttttttggaggaacATACTTGGAGTTGAAGTATAACAGACATTTGATCGTTGCAATCTGTTTCCATCCTCCTTATTTATATTCTCGTCTACCATCTTctcattttcccttcctcttgGAATTGATACCAGGAAGGACCTACAATCAGCAGTTTTCACTGACAGTCTCTATTATCTAAGCCACGAAATTTCATCTTCCGACAAATGGGCCTCTCTTCCCTCCTGCACTTTCCTCCCCGCACTAACTTAACTCCTCTTCTCCACTTATTAATTTCTCGCTGTTTCTGAGGGATTGCTTGCCGGATGGCAAAAGTGAACTCTTGGATTTGGTTTCAGCTGGAAGAATAAACCTGTAATTGTAGCCTGGCCTTTTCTGCGCTCTTCCCAGGGGGCCTGGCCTCACGTTGAAGGCTCTGAGCTTCCAGAAGTCAGATGGGCACATCCTAGCTGCAAGGGACACTCTCAGCTCTGGATTCCCCACTGGGTATTGGAGGCGGGTGCCCACCTGCCCAGCCAGAGCTGGCCTTCTGTGCTCAGTCCCCAGTCTCAGACTTCCCTGCCTTTCAGGGAGAGTTATCGGAACGGCTTCTGCCAGCAGCTTCCCGAGGCAGGCTTCCTTCCAGTAAGCTTTGAAGTTTTTACAGAAGAGCCCAGGACACAGAACCTAACCGAGCCTCCGACTGGATGCAAGGACTCCCCACATCTGTCATCACTGGGGAGTCAAGTGCTCCAAATGAATACGATTTACACTAATTGAAATTAGCCCTTGCAGTGACACAATTCTTTCAAACAACTcgaagagaagcaaaagatatCCATATAGATATAGAAAAGGACTCTGATGAACTAGTTTTGAACTTGGAAATTATTGATGGCATTTTATTTGATGGCAATGTTCCTGAAGCATTACGCCCATGCCTGCAACTGGGCATGATGACAAGGCTGTCCTCTTGCTGGGCAGCCAGGACCTCCATGTTGTCGGAATGTGTTTTGTATATTATCTGTCCCCTCTGTTCCTAGTTCTTTTCCAAAAGCCCTCTCTTCTGATGTggtattttgaaggaaaaaaacttaGAGTATGCTTGGAGTAAATAGTACAAATGTGTCAGTGCATGGACCTTGGGCATTCTTTTTAGTTTGTTCAtagcattgtttttctttctttgctttcttttctcttctttcttttctcttctttcttttcttattttcagctCTGTTCTAGACACTTGAGGCTCTGGACTCAGTGATTTTTGTGGGTCAGTTCTTCAGTTCTGGATATCAACCATATTTGCTGTATGTGTTAACATAACCAGAACATTTTCTAACCCAGATATTTATCTTTGTAGTCCATCACTGGCTTTTATTAAGCCCAACATGAAAATAGACATTTTAAAGATGTGGGGGAAGGGGTGCTGATATGCATTGCGGAAGAGCAAAGGGTTCTGGTAAGATCCTTGTATAAAGTCAGTTCCTTAGCAATCTAGTTGGGGGTcgcagcaggaaggaggaagataGGAGTCCTTCAGGGGCAGGTAGATTGCTtggcattttacatttataaaccTAATCTTCCCCAAACTTCATGTAAGGATTTAACTTACATGCTCTATTTAACTATGAATTCAGCAACTCCTCTGGGAATTCATGTAATTGCTtcaaaaaagagaacattttagaaaaaaattataaataactaGTCTTATTATGACAAAAGTAATTCTCTGAGAATATAGTTATTGCAAGTCAAGAAGAGATTTGGATTCTAATTCTGAGTATGCCTCCAGTTGGGCATGGGGCTCTTGCCCCTTTCTTCCATCTATGAAAGAGTGAGTGGGTGGGTAAGCAATGGGGAAGGACAAGACATTACCTAAGTTCCTCAGCATGTTGGAATTATATGATTTTGATTTAAGCCTAATGCATTACAACTTCCTTTCCTGGTTAGATATTCATCAACAATGAATGGCATGAATCCAAGAGTGGAAAAAAGTTTGCCACGTATAACCCTTCAACTCTAGAAAAAATATGTGAAGTAGAAGAAGGAGATAAGGTGGGTGCTCTCTCCGCCAACCCCAAGTAATTCAATTACAGATAACTAAAGGATAAGGAAGCAGTCTGGCTTAGTTATAAGACAGAACTGGCCCATACTCGGCATAGGATCCAGGCTAGCAGCTTCGCAAACACATGGCCCAGAATGGGATCAATTAGGGACGATCCGCTGCAGAGTCACTCTCCTTTGATAAATGTTTCTCCATCTATGAGGATGACCTCAGCTATCCTCATCATGTGGCTAAAGGAAAGGTTTTTATCAATTATTTGAACCTGGAGGCATTAAAGAACCTTTCCAGAAAGCATTTCTGGCTGGTGTGTTTCATGAGATGCAGCATTCTGGCAGCAGAcacttaaagataaaaaaagactCAAAGGAAAAAAGACTTGCTAATCGATTCATGCGGGAGTGATAACGTCATGCAATCACCAGATTTCTTTTTACTAGAAATGTAAGTGATCATGTGGAGCTATAGTCCTTGTAACAGCTATAGCACCTAGTCAACAGTTCAgggtatataaaatataaactatattatatataataactatatatatatatatgtgtgtgtgtgtgtgtgtgtgtgtgtgtgtgtgtgtgtgtgtgtgtgattctaaAGGACTTCTGGTTGTGTCCTTG
This genomic interval from Manis javanica isolate MJ-LG chromosome 18, MJ_LKY, whole genome shotgun sequence contains the following:
- the LOC140847240 gene encoding uncharacterized protein, which codes for MAPPRSPAPGARVCGAGSGQGGAQLVRGVTAPRRFMERPTPPARGGRLIGCRTGGREGGLEGRARVRVTPPRPPPLREPGHPPPGHRAVRSPPPRLSLEELPEAPPGPRKSQGPDSGRGQGDGTRGPQRPAASPKSGEVARGTCSPRPAAALRTRPTSVHAPRSGMSVRPPGPCRPVWGRSAPRRCPRASA